A window of the Radiobacillus deserti genome harbors these coding sequences:
- a CDS encoding C45 family autoproteolytic acyltransferase/hydolase, which yields MIQVYSDVISFRGSHYDFGYKQGELLKDSPILPNRNKQWASRKKRHFVVNEERAIKLLTKFLPGIMDELQGLADALGWKLEDALKEFGGYYVEYGRSGCSILTGPTFFIRNYDSRPDSYEGRYVLYQPSDGGYATIGPSMQITGRMDGMNEKGLTMGYNFINRIKSDDGFVCNMIGRIILEACANVDEAIEVLKEIPHRTSFSYALLDASGKSVVVEASPRSVVARDSNISTNHFEMLTEENRYRMDDSIRRQNLLQAHRKGNINQAFQMLNRTDNEVFSKKYGAWSGTLHTAAYAPEERKTWFAIGADRMPVIFDFNRFLQGEKMNVKRIKGELDYHTPFINMELL from the coding sequence TTGATACAGGTATATAGTGATGTCATATCGTTTCGAGGAAGTCATTATGACTTTGGATATAAACAAGGGGAACTTCTGAAAGATTCACCCATTCTCCCTAACCGCAACAAACAATGGGCCTCACGAAAAAAACGGCATTTTGTAGTAAATGAAGAAAGGGCCATTAAGCTGCTAACAAAATTCCTCCCTGGGATTATGGATGAACTACAAGGCTTAGCAGATGCGCTTGGCTGGAAGTTAGAGGATGCCCTCAAAGAATTCGGTGGCTATTATGTTGAATATGGACGAAGTGGTTGTTCCATCTTAACTGGTCCAACCTTCTTTATTCGTAATTACGACAGTCGACCAGATTCCTATGAAGGACGCTATGTGTTATATCAACCTTCAGATGGTGGATATGCAACCATTGGACCGTCCATGCAAATTACAGGACGCATGGATGGGATGAATGAAAAAGGGCTAACCATGGGGTATAACTTCATTAATCGCATCAAGTCAGATGACGGTTTTGTATGTAATATGATTGGTCGAATTATACTGGAAGCTTGTGCCAATGTGGATGAAGCAATTGAAGTACTGAAGGAAATTCCACATCGTACCTCCTTTAGCTATGCGTTACTAGATGCAAGTGGAAAAAGTGTCGTGGTCGAGGCATCACCAAGATCAGTGGTAGCTCGAGACTCCAACATCAGTACCAATCATTTTGAAATGTTAACCGAGGAAAATCGCTATCGTATGGATGATTCAATAAGGAGGCAAAACCTTTTACAAGCCCATCGAAAAGGCAATATCAATCAAGCATTTCAAATGCTGAATCGTACAGACAACGAAGTATTTTCAAAAAAATACGGAGCCTGGTCTGGTACGCTTCACACGGCAGCTTATGCCCCAGAGGAAAGAAAGACATGGTTTGCAATTGGGGCAGATCGCATGCCGGTAATTTTTGATTTTAATCGTTTTCTACAAGGAGAGAAAATGAACGTAAAGAGAATAAAAGGGGAACTTGATTATCATACGCCGTTTATTAATATGGAATTACTTTAA